The DNA window CATTACCGAGCTGAAGCAGCTCTACTTGGAGACCATTAACCTGGAAGTGGCTCTGCAGCGCGACATTTACAATATCGAGAAGAAGTACGAGGATAAGCACAACATCATATTTGATAAGCGCAAGAAGATTCTAGAGTAAGTCAAACAATGGTGTTGGTTAAACAAGACCTCGGATTTCCAAATGTCCAAAAAATTCCCAATTCCCATCGTGCAGCGAGTTTAGGAAGCAAAACCACGGTGACGTGGAAACCACTCAGAGCGTGCCCAACTTTTGGCTGAGGGTTCTCAAATCATCGTACACCGAGTTCATCAGCAAGAGGGACGAGAAGATATTAGAGGTATGTTATGGATCGGATTTtagggattttaattttaattgaaatatttcccgcagtgCTTAAGCGACATCCGTTCTCGGCTCTACAACGAACCCGTGGTGAAGTTTGACATCGAGTTCCACTTCGATCCCAATGATTACTTTACCAACACGGTGCTGACCAAGACATATTTCCTCAACTGCCTGCCGGATCCAGACGATCCGCTCGAATACGATGGCGCCGAGATCTACAAGTGCGAGGGCTGCGTCATCGACTGGAAGCAGTCCAAGGACCAGACCAAAACCGGTAAGCCATCTGGTAGCAACAAAAATTTACAGCAGTTAGTTGAATCACTCATCGACCAGAAATTCAAGAGCCGTCGTTCTTTGAGTTCTTCTCGCCGCCCCTTTTGCCGGAAGATACCCTTGACCCCAACTACTGTGACGTCAATGTAAGATTGGAGGTCAGCGATGTGCGATCGACTTACATGCATCTCCCACAGGCTATGCTCCAAAATGATTTTGAGGTGGGCTTCTACCTGAAGGAGCGCGTGATTCCCAAGGCGGTGATGTTCTTCACCGGCGAGATTTCCGATTGCCAGAGCTCCAGCGGATCGGAGACCGGGTCGGACGATACCGAGGACGAGTCGGAGGCCGAAGAGGAGGATGGCGTCGACAAGTAAACATGAAAAGCGTTCAGTTTTACACTGTTTTTATagtttatatacatttttaactcGAGACACCGAACTATTGGCCTGTCCTTACGCGCTACATACCA is part of the Drosophila sechellia strain sech25 chromosome 3R, ASM438219v1, whole genome shotgun sequence genome and encodes:
- the LOC6618721 gene encoding nucleosome assembly protein 1-like 1, with the protein product METVRNRNPPRVKYTAPQKAEPVLNFTEKEKKTITELKQLYLETINLEVALQRDIYNIEKKYEDKHNIIFDKRKKILDEFRKQNHGDVETTQSVPNFWLRVLKSSYTEFISKRDEKILECLSDIRSRLYNEPVVKFDIEFHFDPNDYFTNTVLTKTYFLNCLPDPDDPLEYDGAEIYKCEGCVIDWKQSKDQTKTEIQEPSFFEFFSPPLLPEDTLDPNYCDVNAMLQNDFEVGFYLKERVIPKAVMFFTGEISDCQSSSGSETGSDDTEDESEAEEEDGVDK